In Bubalus bubalis isolate 160015118507 breed Murrah chromosome 20, NDDB_SH_1, whole genome shotgun sequence, the sequence CTGCTGTTTAACCTGGTACTGGCCATGAATAATGCCTAGAACAGAAGGCATTCAATAAGTAAttgaaaaaaaagtcttattaCGTGATTTTAAGAAACAACTCAGTTGGTCTTTCCACATGAAGTAAAGAAATTTTATCATGCCCTAGGGAGAGACACGTAGAATAGTAAGTCAGGCACCTTAAGTCACTAGCAGTTTTATTGCTTAAATAGTCCTTGCTGCAGTTCAGCTGTTTGGAAGATGTGCTTTTCTTTAAAGCTAAATGCTTCTAAGTGGTAAGTAAAATTTtaccaacttaattttttttcaatacatTGGTGACTTTTAGAGTACAAGCCAAATACATCAATACACAATAAAATTAaggatataaatagaaaaataccaGGCAAATGCTGCTGTCTTGCTCAGTGTGGTATCTACTATAAGTTTTGAAAATACACTGCAAAAGAGGCTTGATAACCTAAATCACTTCCATTTCATCTGTAATTACAACTTTAGGATATTAAGTAACATCTATGTTGTTGATTGACTTGAAGACATCTACTTgggtcaaaatatattttttctatttgtctttcattttccttatatATGTAATAATTAGAGAAGGAATGTTGCTTTGGGTCTAAATATCAAGTTCTTTTATTGAGCTGTATagaatttgtatatttatacatttaatatgCATGTTAAAATAGAACTCTTAATAATCTACACTGTCTCTTTCCTGAGATTCTAAGGATCGTGACGATGAAGCGTTCTGAACAATCAAGCCTAAATTGTAATTAGAAGGTATCTTTAAATGAATGCTTATTTGCTTACATTTTTGCCATCTTTAATATAATAGTTTTCTCTGATTTTAGTATGCTATGTAGTATTTCAGTATTATTAGAATACAACTTATACATTATATCCCCTTgcactttttctttcagttgtcaAAATGTCACCATTATTGCTGGGATTCTAAGAAATCTCTACAGATGCCTCTTATCACATCAGAAACAATTGGTTCTAATCCTGTGAACTCTCTTGTGAAGAAAGCATGGGACTCCTTTGGTTTAGAGGCCATATCTTTCAGGTCATCCAGAGGTGCCCAAGCCACACCAACAGAGAAGATGGTGATACCTACAATGGAagtatttttaagtgaattaaaacCAAGTTACAGTTGCATAAAATTACAAcatgagttgctcagtcgtgtccaactctttgcaaccccatggactgtaggccaccaggctcctctgtccatgggggttctccaagcaagaatcctggagtgggttgccattcccttctccaggggatcttcctaaccaagggAAGCAtaaaattacatgtatatatttttcacacATAAGTACACAGTTGCACACGAAACTGCCTTAAAATGCCTGAAGTAAATCCCCTGTACCAAATTATTGAGTAGGTTTTTAATAGTCATTGTGATGAGACTGGCTAATCAATTTAGTCAGAACCAGAAGTTTTGCCATCAATgtaatttaccatcttaacagATACATGatcactgaaaggaaaaaataatttgataacaaaattcaacatccattcatgacagTACACAGCTAGCAAGAGAAGGAAGCTTTCTTTACTTGATAatctaaaaataagaacaaacgtATTTAGTGAAATGGTGAAAACTTCCCCTCTGAGTTTGGCATGAGAAAGGACTACCTGGTGTCCTCACTTCAGTTATTCATCATTCTGGAGTCATGGCCAGTATAATACagcaagaaagaaagacacagaacATGTGGCATACAAATGAGGTAAGTCTTTTAAAGCTCTTATCGGGAATGATGACTAAGTCCTCTGTTGAATGATAACTTTCTCCCATTTCATTCTGTATGTGTTACATTAGCAAACTggccaatatttaaaaaaaaaaaaaaaaaagtctttaatctCAAAGCAAAAGTTTTCTGGTAAAAACAGCCAGGGACtcccccggcagtccagtggttaaagaccACGCTTCCACTACAAGAGGTgaaggttcagttcctggttggggaacctgCATGCCATGTAACATGGCCAAAATATTAACATGAAAACATCCAGAAATAAATATCTATGAAATGGAGACTACCATCTGTATCTACCGAGTGAAATCCCCATAAAGTTTTGAGAGTTTCTAAAATAGCTACTCCCCTCCTATCCAAAGCTTCAGCCTCCTCCTAGTTATGTAAAGTACTCACAGTTGTGAATACTTAAGATATAAATGAAGCAGGTTTAGATGATGTAAGAGCTACTTGAGATAATTCTGATTTATCAGCAGCAGCTaatccttcccctctccctggcaaaaaaaagtcaaaatttttcCCCTTCAGTTTTCGTCACTCTTCATTCTGTGTTCAAGTTCAGATTGTTTAGGTCCGGGCCAGTATATAATTGAAGTTAAAGCAAAACAACTGTGACCTAGCCCTGAAAGCCCATCTTTTCTGACTATTGTTAACTCTCACTTCACTATCACTAAACAATAACTTTCATGAAAATAGTGTGGCCCAACCTCCTTAAGTTCAATTAATCATATagggaggaaatatttgaatttatttagcCTAAATCCAGTACTGTTAGCATAAATTGAATAAGCTATACTTTTAAGGAGTATGATAGCAAACAGATCTTCAACATAAGTTAGTTGAATACATTAAGCCAGATGTATAGAAATAAGccaatgtatatataaaatttcatgtATCCATTCTGTCCTACTTAATAAACTTCCATCAATACCTGTATAAGTACACAAGTGCATTGGCAGAGGTgctaataaatgtataaaatgaagtgaaagttggtcagttgtgtccaactctgtggccctatggactgaattctccaggccagaatactggcgtgggtagcctttcccttctccaggggatcttcccaacccagggatcgaaacgaggtctccggcattgcaggcggattctttaccagttgagccaccagggaaggagatGTCATTAGGAATTAAGTAGAGAAAAGGAAGCACAGAGGAGTATAGAAAAATGTAAGAGtcttcattccctcctccaaagTTAgcgtttttgtattttaaatatttttggactCCCAATCACTCGGTTTTTATTCCAGGAAAGGGAATCTCAGCTTTTTGTTGGCCTGTTTGATCTCAGCAACACACATGCTTAATGTTTTCATGAACTAGTGGTCTTTGCCAACAGTAATGTTAAGGTTaggttaagaaaaagaaactttttatatccttttataatagaATTTCATTATCTCAAagtggggggttggggagggagactATAAAAAGGAAATCTAAATAGAATAGGATTAGTCTTTATTGGTGATCTTAGAAAATCCATGCCAGATTGAAAACTAAAAGGATAAATGATCAAATAGATTTGTAGTAAGCTATGATAAACTGTAATTgcctgggttttttgttttggtttggtttttttagaggattacaaaaaatttttttttttttttttgggtcacatcacacaacatgtgggatccccaaccagggatcagaactGTGCTcctagtggaagcacagagccttaaccacccAGTCCCTTGGGGTTTTAATACTCTGCCTGGGTTTTAATATTGGCCTCACCACTTACTAGGTGAGACTGGTgtatgtttccttttctatagAATGAGATTTAGTAGGGCTGCTCTGACAACAATCAGTTAATACTGGGTAAAACTCGAGACCAGTGACTGCCATCCTGTAGATGTTCAGTACACCAAATATTTAAGCCTATATTTACCCCTAAATTTGACTGAAGCCCTCCCAGTTCCCTTCCCATACAAAGGACATGGACCTTACCTGCATCatgtgcagcagcagcaggccctcgCACATCGTCATAGGACTGCCCATCTGTGACTATTACCAGGAAGTTCTTGTTGGGGCTGTCTCTCACGGGACTAAACACATTTCTAACAGTAAAGGAAATGGCATCGCCAGTAGCTGTCCCACCACTCATGTAGCGGATGTTTCTGATAACAGCTAGGACATTCTCTTTGGTGCTATAGTCAGTGAAACTGAACTCTGTGCGCTGATCATAGGTGAACTGTACCACTGCTATCTTGGCACCAATGTCTGAGATTTCAAAAGTCTTAGCTATGTTGGAAACAAATTCAAGCATGAGGCGGAAATTACTTTCTCCAACACTACTGGAGCCATCGATTAGAAAGGCAATGTTCACTGAGTTATAACAGGTCTTGCTGCACATCATTTGCTCGTGAGTGCAGAGCTTCTGTACCAGAGGCTTTACGTATTTTGTGGTGCCAAACCAATTGGGCATGTGGTAAGAGAAGAAGCCGTTATTCCGACAGACAGCCTGATGGGAGAGAGACATAAAAGATATCCAAAGGAATTACaagttgtttctttaaaattctgaaaatgttaAAATCTTGAGTGTTCAAAGTTAATCcagatctgagccagtcagcacTACCCCGTGAGGTCCAAAACTGAGGCACTACTATATTAGAAGACATCTCTCAACTCTTTACCTTGTCAACAAATGCAACATCCTGAACCATTCCCAGTTCCTCAGGGATAGGCTTAGCCACAGAAACTATAAATACATTGACGCCAAACTCTCTGGCCACAATGCCTGCTTCCTCAATGTCGTCAGAAGGCCAGCCATCaataaacaccaccaccactttgGGAATCCCTTTCCTTGCTCCAGTGTCCGCGGTGAAGAATTTCTGGGCAGTATGCTTCAAGGCTTTTCCTAGGtttgaaaaagaagcaaactggAACAGCACCACTGCTCAAATGACATTTCTGTGTCCCTGTACCAACTTCATGCTTGGAAGTTTAAGAATTTAACTTACATGGAGTTCACTTCTTTAACAGATGCATCAGATGGGAAAGTTTAATTATCCATCAGCCCTATTTTTTTGTCTTCACAACCCACACATCCCCCATCACCTCCCAGAAGCCTATTTCCTTTCTTTACATCAATCACCAGTCAGAAACACAGAACTGATTCCCACTTCTCTCCATCTAGCCCCTTAGTGACTGATTAGTACCATTACAGACTCAGAACAGGAAATCTCCCCTCAGAAGGTCCAGAGTTCTTTTCTCGTTCTTCCTGTCACATCTGTGTTCATTAGATGAGTCTGttgatcttcatttcttttaaacattctaAACAGGTACTTCTCTAATGTGACATCTGCCCTATCTAATATGAGGATTATAAGTCATGatgtcatgtttttgtttttctaatgagCAATATCAGTAAACCCTTTGGTaccttt encodes:
- the COCH gene encoding cochlin, which translates into the protein MWASWIPVLCLGVCLLLPPEPVGSEGAVPIAITCSTRGLDIRKEKADVLCPGGCPLEEFSVFGHIVYASVSSICGAAVHRGVIGHSGGPVRIYSLPGRENYSSVVANGIQSQTLSRWSASFTVTKGKSGTQEATGQAVSTAHPATGKRLKKTPEKKTGNKDCKADIAFLIDGSFNIGQRRFNLQKNFVGKVALMLGIGTEGPHVGLVQASEHPKIEFYLKNFTSAKDVLFAIKEVGFRGGNSNTGKALKHTAQKFFTADTGARKGIPKVVVVFIDGWPSDDIEEAGIVAREFGVNVFIVSVAKPIPEELGMVQDVAFVDKAVCRNNGFFSYHMPNWFGTTKYVKPLVQKLCTHEQMMCSKTCYNSVNIAFLIDGSSSVGESNFRLMLEFVSNIAKTFEISDIGAKIAVVQFTYDQRTEFSFTDYSTKENVLAVIRNIRYMSGGTATGDAISFTVRNVFSPVRDSPNKNFLVIVTDGQSYDDVRGPAAAAHDAGITIFSVGVAWAPLDDLKDMASKPKESHAFFTREFTGLEPIVSDVIRGICRDFLESQQ